A genomic window from Companilactobacillus alimentarius DSM 20249 includes:
- a CDS encoding DUF1788 domain-containing protein, giving the protein MSTKTKLDHLKNKLQNSDFQNNQGLSNEVSYYILAYDPKDFPIVRRELDSIKREFNQDTADYKIKEFNVYKIMWKLLEQRGIKKAVFEMEKDDGIEYLSEQINNVLRMTNSDNELVKYMEDHINPDTIVFLTGIGEIYPLIRAHKILNTMHQIISDIPVVLFYPGKYDSLSLSMFGELKEDNYYRAFQIN; this is encoded by the coding sequence ATGAGTACAAAAACAAAATTAGATCATTTAAAAAACAAACTACAGAATAGCGATTTTCAAAATAATCAAGGTTTGTCCAACGAAGTTTCATATTATATTTTGGCCTATGATCCTAAAGATTTTCCAATAGTTAGACGAGAGTTGGATAGTATTAAACGTGAATTTAATCAAGATACAGCAGATTATAAAATCAAGGAATTCAATGTTTATAAAATTATGTGGAAACTATTGGAGCAACGAGGCATAAAAAAAGCTGTTTTTGAAATGGAGAAAGATGATGGAATCGAATACTTGTCGGAACAAATTAATAATGTTTTGAGGATGACTAATTCTGATAATGAATTAGTTAAGTATATGGAGGATCATATAAATCCTGACACAATTGTATTTCTAACAGGTATCGGCGAAATTTATCCATTAATAAGAGCACACAAAATATTAAATACAATGCATCAGATTATTTCAGACATTCCTGTGGTATTATTTTATCCAGGAAAATATGATAGTTTGAGCTTGAGTATGTTTGGAGAGTTAAAAGAAGATAATTATTATCGAGCATTTCAAATAAATTAG
- a CDS encoding DUF1819 family protein, which produces MKKYSAGMVSHAFWLNEFSQYIDLVNDGISTEEIKRKSIEDNCFKQSTKARAKDIFNILNRRVGSLDEDYLELYPRLDITSQKMVNLITVMNNNQLFKEFMYETYRDELIVGDAKLYDYEVESFFNQKIQESEQIANWTDVTIKRLAGVFKTFNREAGLLKNQSKYDDVIRPVIDYRLEDLLVTKKNSEMLAILLGR; this is translated from the coding sequence ATGAAAAAATATAGTGCAGGAATGGTATCACATGCGTTTTGGTTAAATGAGTTTTCTCAGTACATTGATCTAGTAAATGATGGAATTTCAACGGAAGAAATAAAAAGAAAAAGCATTGAAGACAACTGTTTTAAACAGAGCACTAAAGCACGTGCTAAAGATATTTTTAACATTTTAAATAGACGCGTTGGGAGTTTAGATGAAGATTATTTGGAGCTTTATCCTAGGTTAGATATAACTAGTCAAAAAATGGTTAACTTGATTACAGTGATGAATAATAATCAATTATTTAAGGAATTTATGTATGAGACTTACCGTGATGAATTGATTGTTGGTGATGCAAAATTGTATGACTATGAGGTCGAAAGCTTTTTTAATCAAAAAATTCAGGAAAGTGAACAAATTGCTAATTGGACAGATGTAACAATCAAGAGACTTGCTGGCGTTTTTAAGACTTTTAATCGTGAAGCTGGATTATTAAAAAATCAAAGTAAGTATGACGATGTTATTCGGCCGGTTATTGATTATCGCTTGGAAGATTTATTGGTTACAAAAAAGAATAGCGAAATGCTAGCAATTCTTTTAGGGAGATAA
- a CDS encoding DUF554 domain-containing protein, producing the protein MIGTLFNVAMIIVGSFAGSYFKKGIKAEYNKILTQALGLAAIAVGINAVVQNMPKSHYPVLFIVSLAIGGVIGQWLDLEKHFDKLVGRFSKPSADGKNNLAEGLATGILLYCIGSLSILGPIQAALNKDYTFLFTNGMLDGITSIVLASTFGFGMVLAAVAVFCWQDSIYLIAMLLQNSINTNMITELTVVGGILILASGLGLLNIKKIKVLNLLPSLIVPIVVVGVLSMF; encoded by the coding sequence TTGATAGGGACATTATTTAACGTTGCCATGATTATAGTGGGTAGCTTTGCGGGAAGTTATTTTAAAAAAGGTATTAAAGCAGAATATAATAAGATTTTGACGCAGGCTTTGGGCTTAGCAGCAATAGCGGTTGGTATCAATGCGGTAGTGCAAAACATGCCAAAAAGCCACTATCCTGTGTTGTTCATCGTCAGCCTAGCAATTGGTGGCGTGATAGGACAATGGCTCGATCTGGAAAAACATTTTGACAAATTAGTTGGAAGATTCTCTAAACCTAGTGCTGATGGTAAAAATAATCTAGCTGAAGGCTTAGCAACCGGAATTTTGTTATATTGTATCGGTTCATTGTCGATTCTAGGACCAATTCAAGCCGCTTTGAATAAGGATTACACATTCTTGTTTACCAACGGAATGTTGGATGGAATTACTTCGATAGTTTTGGCTTCGACCTTTGGGTTTGGAATGGTCCTTGCAGCAGTGGCAGTTTTTTGTTGGCAGGATAGTATTTATTTGATCGCTATGTTATTGCAGAATTCAATTAATACTAATATGATTACCGAATTAACCGTTGTCGGTGGAATTTTGATCTTGGCTTCCGGATTAGGATTGTTGAATATTAAGAAAATTAAAGTTTTGAATCTTTTACCATCTTTGATTGTGCCAATTGTGGTTGTTGGGGTTTTGTCGATGTTTTAG
- a CDS encoding cation:dicarboxylate symporter family transporter, with the protein MQRQRFFRVSLGWQIIIGLILGIVLGQVFYQNKAAIQVMQNIGTMFISMIQMIVLPIVISCLTVGIANMGDIKKLGRIGLKTLLYFEIMTTLAIIIGIIVANVTHPGTFIDIHSLKGSDISQYTSTAKTAKHSGIWSILMGIIPTNIFASLGKGDMLPIIFFSVLFGLGTASIGKQGQIITDTLNAVANVMFKVTNWVMRLAPIGVCALIGVTVGEMGFNSLKPLALFIVIAYATMAFFVFVVMAGVGHLFHVRFYELFRIIENEVTLAFTTASSEAALPKMIEKMQKYGASKGIVSFVIPTGYTFNLDGSAIYQSLAALFLAQAYNIHLTLGQQITLVVVLMLTSKGMAGVPGASFVVLLATVSTIGVPMQGLTFIAGIDRLVDMGRTAVNVVGNSLATIIIAKSEREFDEDKREKYVASYKRGK; encoded by the coding sequence TTGCAAAGACAACGATTTTTTCGAGTCAGTCTAGGTTGGCAAATTATTATTGGTTTGATCTTAGGAATTGTTCTAGGTCAAGTGTTTTACCAAAATAAGGCTGCTATTCAAGTAATGCAGAATATTGGTACTATGTTCATCTCGATGATTCAGATGATTGTTTTACCAATTGTTATATCATGTTTGACAGTTGGAATTGCCAATATGGGCGATATCAAGAAATTAGGACGGATCGGATTAAAAACTTTATTATATTTTGAGATCATGACAACATTAGCGATTATTATTGGTATTATCGTGGCTAATGTTACACATCCCGGTACCTTTATTGATATTCATAGCTTAAAAGGTTCGGATATTAGTCAATACACGTCAACGGCCAAAACTGCCAAACATTCGGGTATTTGGTCAATTTTGATGGGAATCATCCCTACTAATATTTTTGCGTCATTAGGAAAGGGTGATATGTTACCAATCATCTTCTTTTCAGTACTATTTGGTTTAGGAACAGCTTCGATTGGTAAGCAGGGACAAATTATTACTGATACTTTGAATGCTGTTGCCAACGTTATGTTTAAAGTTACTAATTGGGTCATGCGCCTAGCTCCAATTGGTGTCTGTGCGTTGATTGGAGTAACTGTTGGTGAGATGGGCTTTAACTCACTGAAACCTTTGGCGTTATTTATTGTAATTGCTTATGCGACAATGGCTTTCTTCGTCTTTGTTGTTATGGCGGGTGTTGGACATTTGTTCCACGTTAGATTTTATGAATTATTTAGAATTATTGAAAATGAAGTAACTTTAGCTTTTACAACTGCTAGTTCGGAAGCAGCGCTTCCTAAAATGATTGAAAAAATGCAGAAATATGGTGCCTCTAAAGGGATTGTCTCCTTTGTTATCCCAACTGGATATACTTTTAACCTTGATGGTTCCGCCATTTATCAATCTTTAGCGGCTTTATTCTTAGCTCAGGCTTATAATATTCATCTAACTCTTGGGCAACAAATTACCCTTGTAGTGGTATTGATGTTAACATCTAAAGGGATGGCCGGGGTGCCAGGTGCCTCATTTGTTGTACTCTTAGCCACAGTATCAACAATCGGTGTTCCAATGCAAGGTTTGACCTTCATTGCTGGTATCGACCGTCTTGTAGATATGGGACGTACCGCTGTTAACGTTGTCGGTAATTCTTTGGCAACTATTATCATTGCAAAGAGTGAAAGGGAATTTGATGAGGATAAGCGGGAGAAATATGTCGCATCCTACAAACGTGGAAAGTAA
- the groES gene encoding co-chaperone GroES: MLKPLGDRVIVTVDEEEEKTVGGIVLANNAKEKPQTAEVVAVGDGLVTDDGKKLPMSVKKGDKVLFDKYSGSKVKYEDSEYLILHEKDIMAVID, from the coding sequence TTGTTAAAACCACTTGGAGATAGAGTAATTGTAACAGTCGATGAAGAAGAAGAAAAGACAGTCGGCGGGATTGTTTTAGCAAACAATGCTAAAGAGAAGCCACAAACAGCAGAAGTTGTAGCTGTAGGTGACGGGTTAGTTACTGACGATGGAAAGAAATTGCCTATGAGTGTTAAAAAAGGTGATAAAGTTCTTTTTGATAAATACTCAGGCTCAAAAGTTAAGTATGAAGACAGTGAATATTTAATCCTTCATGAAAAAGATATCATGGCAGTTATTGACTAA
- a CDS encoding CPBP family intramembrane glutamic endopeptidase, with protein sequence MTFPKNQFFTLLTYILLLLLGSILNMLSITGSIYFIILTLGALVATGIMMYLVKLDQKFPFESRPTLNHSLQWIILGTIGAIVLQYGAIFLDQLIFHTSTSSQNTMQLLLMIKAYPYYFLYVLICAPIMEEVIFRRLFFANLIKPTNIYIAAIISAFLFAFMHQDTRFLVYVAMGLWFSFIYYKSKNIYISAGSHILMNAIVLTISMR encoded by the coding sequence ATGACTTTTCCTAAAAATCAATTTTTTACATTATTAACTTACATATTATTATTGTTATTAGGCTCAATTCTAAATATGTTATCAATTACCGGCAGCATCTATTTCATCATTCTAACCCTTGGCGCTTTAGTTGCCACTGGAATCATGATGTATTTAGTCAAGCTTGACCAAAAGTTTCCTTTCGAAAGTCGACCAACATTGAACCACAGTTTACAATGGATCATTTTAGGTACGATTGGCGCCATAGTTTTACAATACGGTGCTATTTTCTTGGATCAATTAATCTTTCACACAAGTACTAGTTCACAAAATACTATGCAATTATTATTAATGATCAAAGCCTATCCGTACTATTTCCTTTACGTTTTGATCTGTGCCCCTATCATGGAAGAAGTTATCTTCAGACGACTTTTCTTTGCTAACTTGATAAAGCCAACGAACATTTACATCGCCGCAATTATTTCTGCTTTTCTGTTTGCCTTTATGCACCAAGACACCAGATTTTTAGTTTATGTAGCAATGGGGCTTTGGTTCTCCTTCATTTATTACAAATCTAAGAATATATACATCAGTGCTGGCAGTCATATTTTGATGAATGCCATAGTCTTAACAATTTCAATGAGATAA
- the groL gene encoding chaperonin GroEL (60 kDa chaperone family; promotes refolding of misfolded polypeptides especially under stressful conditions; forms two stacked rings of heptamers to form a barrel-shaped 14mer; ends can be capped by GroES; misfolded proteins enter the barrel where they are refolded when GroES binds), whose protein sequence is MAKEIKFSEDARAKMLEGVNKLADTVKTTIGPKGRNVVLEKSYGSPEITNDGVTIAKSIDLEDHFENMGAKLVSEVASKTNDIAGDGTTTATVLAQAIVKEGMKNVTAGANPVGIRSGIEKATKAAVDELHNISHEVSGKSDIAQVASVSSASKETGNLIADAMEKVGNDGVITIEESKGIDTTLDVVEGMQFDRGYISQYMVTDNDKMEADLDNPYILITDKKISNIQDILPLLQKIVQQGKSLLIIADDIDGEALPTLVLNKIRGTFNVVAVKAPGFGDRRKAQLEDIATLTGAQVITSDLGLELKDTTMDQLGQAGKVTVTKDNTTIVEGSGDKDAINERVETIKKQVAETTSDFDKEKLQERLAKLAGGVAVVKVGAATETELKERKYRIEDALNSTRAAVEEGYVAGGGTALMNVLSKVKALKEDGDVQTGINIVARALEEPLRQIAENAGFEGSVIVEHIKTQDNEVGFNAATDKWENMVKAGIIDPTKVTRSALQNAASVAALLLTTEAVVADKPEKNAAPAAPAANPAAGGMGGMM, encoded by the coding sequence ATGGCAAAAGAAATTAAATTTTCAGAAGATGCACGTGCAAAGATGCTTGAAGGTGTCAACAAGCTAGCTGATACTGTTAAGACAACTATCGGACCTAAGGGTAGAAACGTTGTTCTTGAAAAGAGCTACGGTTCACCAGAGATCACTAATGATGGTGTCACAATTGCTAAGAGCATTGATTTAGAAGACCACTTTGAAAATATGGGTGCTAAACTTGTTTCTGAAGTTGCTTCAAAGACAAATGACATTGCTGGTGATGGTACTACTACAGCTACTGTTTTGGCTCAAGCAATCGTTAAGGAAGGTATGAAGAACGTTACAGCTGGTGCTAACCCTGTTGGTATCAGAAGTGGTATTGAAAAGGCTACTAAAGCTGCTGTCGATGAACTTCATAACATTTCACATGAAGTATCAGGCAAGAGCGATATTGCTCAAGTAGCTTCAGTTTCATCTGCAAGTAAAGAAACTGGTAATTTGATTGCCGACGCTATGGAAAAAGTTGGTAACGATGGTGTTATCACAATTGAAGAATCAAAGGGTATTGATACAACTCTAGATGTTGTTGAAGGTATGCAATTCGATCGTGGATATATTTCACAATACATGGTTACTGATAACGACAAGATGGAAGCTGATCTTGATAATCCATATATCTTGATTACTGATAAGAAGATCTCAAATATTCAAGACATTTTGCCATTACTACAAAAGATTGTTCAACAAGGTAAGTCATTATTGATCATTGCTGATGACATTGATGGTGAAGCATTGCCAACACTTGTTTTGAATAAGATTCGTGGTACATTCAATGTTGTTGCTGTTAAGGCTCCAGGCTTTGGTGACCGTCGTAAAGCTCAACTTGAAGATATTGCTACATTAACAGGCGCTCAAGTTATCACATCTGACCTTGGTCTTGAACTAAAAGACACTACAATGGATCAATTGGGTCAAGCTGGTAAAGTTACTGTTACAAAAGACAATACAACAATTGTTGAAGGATCTGGCGACAAGGATGCTATCAATGAACGTGTTGAAACAATCAAGAAGCAAGTTGCCGAAACAACATCAGATTTCGACAAAGAAAAGCTTCAAGAACGTTTGGCTAAATTAGCTGGTGGTGTTGCCGTAGTTAAAGTCGGTGCTGCTACTGAAACAGAATTGAAAGAACGCAAGTACAGAATTGAAGATGCCCTAAACTCTACACGTGCCGCTGTTGAAGAAGGTTACGTTGCTGGTGGTGGTACAGCTTTGATGAATGTACTAAGCAAGGTTAAGGCTCTTAAAGAAGACGGAGACGTTCAAACTGGTATTAACATCGTTGCACGTGCTCTTGAGGAACCATTACGTCAAATCGCTGAGAATGCTGGTTTTGAAGGTTCAGTTATCGTTGAACACATCAAGACACAAGACAATGAAGTTGGTTTCAATGCTGCTACTGACAAGTGGGAAAACATGGTTAAGGCCGGAATCATCGACCCAACTAAAGTTACACGTTCAGCATTACAAAACGCAGCCAGTGTTGCCGCATTGTTGTTGACAACTGAAGCTGTTGTCGCTGACAAGCCAGAAAAGAATGCAGCACCAGCCGCACCTGCAGCTAATCCTGCAGCCGGCGGTATGGGCGGCATGATGTAA